The following are encoded together in the Novipirellula galeiformis genome:
- a CDS encoding neutral/alkaline non-lysosomal ceramidase N-terminal domain-containing protein yields the protein MNRLIGLYMMRCSVFALIGSLFVFHFCVAGETQFRAGAAVADVTPQPGVSLDGAISKNGPVVGIHDRLHARALVLDDGATRLAIVICDACMIEREVFDAAKSLVQQQSGLPTDRMLMAATHTHAAVRVTHIGTDPIDDEYHRFFARRIADAVLQAEQNLAPAQIGHASFNKPEFVRCRRFLCEPGSVDVNPFGTAGERIKSVAGRSSAVIGPAGPVDPQFSVVSIRHADGAPLAVLGNFSVHYTGGYQRGMVSADYFGHYATALQSKMHAGTEHPPFVGMMSNGTSGNTSVIRGDGKQYAPFEWMAVAARMLASETEHAIKAIEHRSDVTLDMHQSELELAVRRPDEARLAWANAVLANPAGPHPHRWSKIYADEALHLHEYPSTMKIKLQAIRIGDVAIAAVPCEVFAETGLAIKQQSQHPATFTIELANGYGGYLPPPKQHELGGYETWPARSSLLEVTAEPKILAESLKLLESIVEDKTGRRAP from the coding sequence ATGAATAGGCTCATAGGTTTGTATATGATGCGATGCAGTGTATTTGCTCTGATTGGAAGCCTGTTCGTGTTCCACTTTTGTGTGGCTGGGGAAACGCAGTTTCGCGCCGGCGCAGCGGTTGCCGACGTCACGCCCCAACCAGGCGTCTCGCTGGATGGAGCGATCAGCAAAAATGGTCCGGTGGTCGGCATTCACGATCGGTTGCATGCGCGGGCGCTTGTGCTGGACGACGGAGCAACACGGTTGGCGATTGTGATTTGCGATGCGTGCATGATTGAACGGGAGGTGTTCGACGCGGCTAAGTCGCTTGTACAACAACAAAGCGGCCTGCCGACCGACCGCATGTTAATGGCCGCGACGCATACCCACGCCGCTGTGCGGGTGACGCATATCGGCACGGATCCAATCGATGACGAATATCATCGATTTTTTGCACGTCGTATCGCTGACGCCGTTTTGCAAGCCGAGCAGAACCTTGCCCCGGCACAAATTGGCCACGCATCGTTCAATAAACCCGAGTTCGTGCGATGTCGGCGTTTTCTGTGTGAACCAGGCAGCGTGGATGTGAATCCGTTTGGCACCGCAGGGGAGCGCATCAAGTCGGTCGCTGGCCGCAGTTCGGCGGTGATTGGTCCAGCGGGCCCTGTCGATCCGCAGTTCTCCGTTGTTTCGATCCGTCATGCCGATGGTGCCCCGCTGGCAGTGTTGGGCAATTTCAGTGTGCATTATACCGGCGGCTATCAACGAGGTATGGTCAGCGCCGATTACTTCGGTCACTACGCCACAGCGCTGCAAAGCAAGATGCATGCTGGTACCGAGCATCCGCCGTTTGTCGGCATGATGTCCAACGGAACCAGCGGGAACACCAGCGTGATTCGAGGCGACGGTAAGCAGTATGCGCCCTTTGAATGGATGGCGGTTGCCGCCCGCATGCTGGCGAGCGAAACGGAACACGCCATCAAAGCGATTGAGCACCGCAGCGATGTAACCCTTGACATGCACCAATCGGAGTTAGAACTCGCCGTGCGCCGACCCGATGAAGCTCGCTTAGCCTGGGCCAATGCTGTGTTGGCGAATCCCGCAGGTCCGCATCCGCATCGCTGGTCTAAAATTTACGCCGACGAAGCGTTGCATCTACACGAATATCCGAGCACGATGAAAATCAAGCTGCAAGCGATCCGCATTGGTGATGTTGCGATTGCCGCCGTGCCGTGTGAGGTGTTTGCCGAGACCGGCTTGGCGATTAAGCAGCAAAGCCAACATCCGGCTACGTTCACCATCGAACTCGCCAACGGTTATGGCGGCTATCTGCCGCCTCCTAAGCAACACGAACTAGGCGGCTATGAAACATGGCCAGCGCGTTCGAGCTTGTTGGAAGTGACTGCCGAACCAAAAATTCTCGCCGAATCGCTGAAGTTGCTAGAGAGCATCGTTGAGGACAAAACAGGCCGCCGGGCTCCCTGA
- a CDS encoding neutral/alkaline non-lysosomal ceramidase N-terminal domain-containing protein — protein sequence MSRSKFFTTTFLVCAAFVALPSNILADSADADGLHIGWASADITPEQPVVLTGFSRARVSAGVLDPITATALVLDSVQGGKSSEKVVMISLDLIGVSNDLRDQVREKVSQSLPEIDPNKVMLNATHTHCAPETRTNTEMAAKLGELGLEVPAAWSRWGMDLGVMSPLEYVEFAATRIAAAVEKAWKRRKPGGVSFGLGHAVVGQNRLTSYYDGNSRMYGTTDRPDFSHIEGYEDHSVGLLYTWDAEEKLTGVAVNIACPSQASGGSRITADFWHETRIELRKRLGEDLFIFPQCSAAGDQSPSVLVDKRAEARMQRFTGRNRRQQIAVRIADAVTSVLPIMEKHIDRAPLLAHRMDQVELPRRRLTAEDIKTPRSTHHRPETETVEQAFDRLLGEYRKMREELEEHPQRKEKPGWYSSMTAVFWRLSRASRVLDRYELQQTQPTMPVEVHVVRLGDMAIATNPFELYLDYGVQIKARSKAVQTFVVELANGSGAGYLPTARSVAGGGYGAIPESTEIGPEGGRVLVEETLKMIDSLWDEK from the coding sequence ATGAGCCGAAGCAAATTCTTCACAACAACTTTTTTGGTCTGCGCGGCATTCGTTGCATTGCCGTCCAACATTCTTGCCGACAGTGCCGACGCGGACGGCCTCCACATCGGCTGGGCGTCGGCCGACATCACGCCCGAGCAGCCTGTCGTTCTCACCGGATTCTCCCGCGCCAGGGTTTCCGCAGGCGTGTTGGATCCGATCACGGCTACGGCCCTGGTTCTCGATTCGGTACAGGGCGGCAAGTCGTCGGAAAAGGTCGTAATGATTTCGCTCGATCTGATCGGCGTCAGCAATGATCTTCGCGATCAGGTGCGAGAAAAGGTCTCCCAGTCGCTGCCGGAAATTGACCCGAACAAGGTCATGCTGAACGCAACCCACACCCACTGCGCCCCGGAAACCCGCACGAACACCGAGATGGCCGCCAAACTCGGCGAGCTCGGACTCGAAGTGCCGGCGGCATGGTCGCGCTGGGGAATGGACCTCGGCGTCATGTCGCCGCTGGAATATGTCGAGTTCGCCGCCACACGAATTGCCGCCGCAGTCGAGAAGGCGTGGAAAAGACGTAAACCCGGCGGTGTGAGCTTCGGCCTGGGCCATGCTGTGGTGGGGCAAAACCGGCTCACGTCCTATTACGACGGCAACTCGCGGATGTACGGTACGACCGACCGCCCCGACTTCAGCCACATCGAAGGCTACGAAGATCATTCCGTCGGCCTGCTGTATACCTGGGACGCTGAGGAAAAGCTGACAGGCGTGGCCGTCAACATCGCCTGCCCGTCGCAAGCTAGCGGAGGCTCGCGAATCACCGCCGACTTCTGGCACGAAACACGCATTGAACTGCGGAAACGGTTGGGCGAAGACCTTTTCATCTTTCCGCAGTGCTCCGCCGCTGGCGACCAGTCGCCAAGCGTTCTGGTCGACAAGAGGGCGGAGGCCCGCATGCAACGCTTCACCGGGCGAAACCGCCGCCAGCAGATCGCCGTGCGGATCGCCGATGCCGTTACCTCGGTTCTTCCCATTATGGAGAAACATATCGACCGGGCGCCTCTTCTCGCCCATCGCATGGATCAGGTCGAACTGCCTCGGCGTCGCTTAACCGCGGAGGACATCAAGACACCGCGGAGTACACACCATCGCCCCGAAACCGAAACGGTGGAACAGGCGTTCGACCGCCTGCTCGGCGAATATCGCAAAATGCGTGAGGAACTCGAAGAGCACCCCCAGCGGAAAGAGAAGCCGGGTTGGTACAGTTCCATGACGGCGGTCTTCTGGCGGCTGAGCCGGGCGTCGCGCGTGCTGGACCGCTACGAATTGCAGCAGACGCAGCCGACTATGCCGGTTGAAGTCCACGTCGTTCGCCTGGGAGACATGGCGATTGCCACGAACCCATTTGAACTTTATCTCGACTATGGCGTGCAAATCAAAGCCCGCAGCAAGGCCGTGCAAACCTTCGTAGTCGAACTGGCCAACGGCAGCGGGGCAGGCTACCTTCCGACCGCGCGCTCCGTGGCTGGCGGCGGTTACGGCGCCATTCCCGAAAGCACCGAGATCGGCCCCGAAGGCGGCCGTGTGCTGGTGGAAGAGACCTTGAAGATGATCGATTCCCTTTGGGACGAGAAGTAG
- a CDS encoding transposase has product MVNFAHPPLSRDPLVLFPEKLDRAIPERHIGQPPIHPRVIASIVLCRFLCRICTSRTLEESLTDRNNFRWLLEGRTIDHTTICKFRQKNSEALKELFVQIVLVARDLGHVPLETLGFNGTRMRADNRTLMAEERTLSRTTVFRWRRRCDSGATPISVILELISVPQKRGCAEH; this is encoded by the coding sequence ATGGTTAATTTCGCACATCCGCCGCTCAGTCGCGATCCACTCGTTCTGTTCCCGGAAAAACTGGATCGGGCGATCCCCGAGAGACACATCGGTCAGCCGCCGATTCATCCACGCGTGATTGCCAGCATCGTTTTGTGCAGATTTCTCTGTCGGATCTGCACCTCTCGGACCCTCGAAGAATCGCTCACAGACCGTAACAACTTTCGCTGGCTTCTCGAGGGACGTACCATCGATCACACCACAATCTGCAAATTCCGGCAGAAGAATTCCGAAGCCCTCAAAGAACTGTTTGTCCAGATCGTATTGGTCGCTCGCGATCTGGGCCACGTTCCGCTGGAGACGCTCGGCTTCAATGGCACTCGGATGCGAGCGGACAACCGGACGTTGATGGCCGAAGAGCGGACGTTGAGTCGAACTACCGTTTTCCGATGGCGGAGGCGTTGCGATTCTGGCGCGACACCGATTAGTGTGATATTAGAGTTGATTAGTGTTCCTCAAAAACGTGGCTGCGCCGAACACTAA